Sequence from the Primulina huaijiensis isolate GDHJ02 chromosome 16, ASM1229523v2, whole genome shotgun sequence genome:
attttagccctcgtgaaccactactcgacccccgtgagccatgtttcgaattaAACTCAAGGAAGAAAACCCTAATCCCTCGAACCAAGCCTACCCTCGAGCCATTTCGATTTTTTCGTCGAGCCATGTTCGAACCATGCTGGACCAACTTCGAGCCAGACTCCCTATGGACCCTTCTAGACCCTTAGCACCCCAAGAACCTGACCCTAAGCTCTAACCGAAGGCTCACAACAGCACAAGCTCTCGGTCGAGACTCCTAGTTGACATGGACTCCTTGAACTCGCGCCTAGGACCAAGCCGATGGACCAGCCCCTCATGCACCCTcgtaggaccctaaggacttgacctagcccagcccctcaTCCCTCGAGTCCTAGCACGGCTAGGAATCCTTCCCTAACCCCTACGTGACCCTAGCCAGCCCTGGTCCCAGCCGAGACCAATCCAAGCAACAATTCCCATAAACCATGCCCCTTGATCACCCAACATCAATTTTCGGTTCCAGCTTTTGTTCTTCGTGTGGTGCAACGTTTTTGTGGTAACTTAGacacattaaacttgtgtaaaacaacCCTAGATCCATACCCTAATCGTGGCAGCCTCTTAAGatcatattaaacatgattttggatgaaaacacaagctttaaaaatcacataaGATGCATCTacgaaaatataacatgatgcaacttgtttttcatgcaaaatgattttaaataaatactatggtgtgatggatgagtaaagagaagaatatgacgtgtctTTGCGTGTTTAACGCACGAAATAATGTTGacaattgaagaacgacgacgagggaTCGATGGCTTGAAAACCTTGATAAAATTCGAAGCTTTCCCTTGTTCTTGATGGTGTGTGCCGTGAATTTCAAGTGCAAGGGAGTCTTGTATGCAGCTAGGGTAGGGGAACGTGAGTTATGTTTCAAATGGTGGGGTGAATTGCACTTTAAatagtaattaaaattttaatggtagcttaggtccattaacaaggttaattaggcccattaagttcATTAgtgtatttaaaaattattttgtttagaaaagttcGTGAAATTATTAGTCGAGtggtcaaaacgttcgtatttttgttaaaaaaccaccgataaaaattaagtcccggcgtataaaatcacctcaaaactccttattttctaaaataagaaaaagtatcaatcatattttaaataattaaaaataattatttaataaaattatttttcatttttcaaccatcggtctccgttcctcgatcgcaactcgaataatccttaaaaatatgttttaatgcatataagtagaaaactactaaaacatcatataaacatatcacataatcaatttagcaatttaaatcaattaattaactattttccATATTCcttagattcgcatgcagttagattacgtcgtcttaattttggaccttacaaaaaTAGCGAGAGAGATGTTAGAGAAAGTGAGGATGATTTAGTTGCTACCCCCGGACCGAGGATGGGTCCGGCCAACTCTCGGTAGCCTAGACAGTTAGTGGCCCAACGTGCGGTAGAACTAGGCGGTCAGATTCATGACGCAGCACAGCGTAAGGTCGCCTCATACTTGGCTGAACGTTTTAGGAGGTCATCTGAGAGGTCATCCCAACCGACCTCTCACGTCAACAATCTCGTCGATCAGAGAGGTAGCCGACCTCCCATGCCAACCTTTCTCATCCGACATCCCAGGGCCGAGCCGACCTCCCATGTCATGGAATCGGGTCGACTGGAAGTATTGTGGCCGACCTATCGATCCAAGCTCCACGAGGACCCCGATTCTCATTAGGCTCACACCCTGAAGGGCCTCTATTCGGATTTCAACGGGTAGCCCGCATAAATCCAGCCCAAAGAGGTAAAACCCATCAAGATCTAACCAAATCTTTCACAAGATCTAACCAAATCTCAAAAGATTCTGAAAATCTAAATCTACCAAATCAGGACTCTATTctcctcctataaatatcaggtttcgTTCATTGTTTATGCATTCATATATTCACTCATTCTCAGCACATACATTACTCTCTCAGTTTTCTAATctttgacttgagcgtcggaggggctacgctaGAACAACCTTCCGGCCCCTTTCTAACGTTCTTGTTTTTGCCTCCAGATTTCGAAGGTCCGATCCGAGCTCCCAACGTGAAGATACGAACTCCCAGCAATCCGATCCGAGCTCCCAAAGTGAAGATCTGACCTCCCAACAGCCATCTCGGATTTTAGCAACATCAATTGGCGTCGTGTGTGGGAATTTCGAGCAAAGACGTAGACATGTGGGGACAAAGAGGAAGAACGACAGGCCCTAGAGGAGGTGGTCAAAGGAGAAGAATGGCTGATCTTAGTATGGATCAGCTGGCCCAACTAATTAACAGATCTGTGGAAGAGACTCTCCGTCGAAATCAGCCTCCAACACCGCCGCCacaaccaccaccaccacctccacctccCCCTCCCCCTTCTCTGCCTCCGCCCCCTCCTCCTGGACACCTAGAAGCCATATGGGAATAAATCAGGAGGTTGGGCAGACAAGTGGGAGGCCGACCTCCCACACTGGACATGGAGAGCCCGCTCTCTCCCGAGATATTGAATGAGGACCTCCCCCCTAACTTCCGTCAGccaatttttaaggattatgaTGGGAGTATTGACCCTGAAGAACACTTGGGGAGGTTCAGTAACGCATCCCTGCTCCACAGATACTCAGATGGGGTAAAATGCCACGTCTTCCTTACCACCTTGGTAGGACCGACTCAGAGGTGATTTGATCTGATGCCACCGCATTCTATTACCAGCTTCCGGGAATTTAGCACCGTCTTCATTAACCAATATGCCACAAGCAAAAAATACTTGAAGATCTCCTTGGGCTTattcaatttgaaaaaaaagtgaCTCAGACTCACTGAAGGATTTCATTAGACGCTTCAATAGTGCAGGCTTGGAGGTCCCAGCCGCTGCCACAGAAACTTTGGTAAACGCCTTCACGCAAGGCCTCCGAGGGGGACAATTTTTCAATTCCTTGGTGAAAAAACCCCCTCAAAGCTTTGATGAGCTCCTAAGTCGAGCCAAGAAGTATGTGAACCTCGAGGTTGCGCAGAGGCATAGGTGTGCGGATGTTAGACTGGGAGACAAAGATAAGGGAAAAGAGAAAGTATAGCTAAGAAGGAAAAGGCCTGCAGAAAGAGCAGAAGAACGAGGCCGAGGTCCAGGACCTTTCCCTTATGCCCGATTGGCCATGAGCTTGTAAAGGTCCATGGCAATCTGTGAAGAAAGAAGAAAGTTGGAACGCCCAAAACAAGCAGAAAATGGGCCACGTTTGCCTCCCTCGGATAAGTTTTGTGAGTTCCATCAGGAATACGGTCACATCACGAATGACTGCCAAAGACTGAGGGAAGAGGTGCAAAGAATCATGTAAAGAGACCCTCACATGAAGGGCCTCTTAACCCGACGTGAAGGACATCATCAAGATAACAGGAGAGGCCTGGGACCCCTCTGGGTGAATCAAAGACCACCCGGAGAAAATCGGCCCAACCAAAGGGGCCAAGCAGACCCCCAAAGACAGCAAGGAGCTCAGGTCGAACAGATAGCTAATGACCTGACCCGAGGGATAATACACATGATATCCGGCTGCGCAACCGACGGAGACTCAGGCCGAGCTCGGAAAGCCCATGGTAGGAGATTGGAGAGCCTTGGGTTAGACCTTGGTCCTAAGTCCAATCCAGTTATCATCTTTGCACCAGAGGATCTGAAAGATATTGTGGCACCCCATAACGATGCCTTACTAGTAACCCTCACCGTCGCCAACTATGACGTGGCGAGAATCTTTGTAGACACCGGGAGCTCAGTTAATATTCTTTTCAAAAAGACTCTTGATCAAATGAAGGTAGAAGGCTTCGAGTTTGATCCTATCTCTACACCTTTGTTTGGCTTCACGGGACATGCGGTCCAAACTACTGGAAAAGTCGTGCTTCCATTATCTTTGGGAGCGGGGCCGCATCGCATCACCAAGATGACGTGTTTTAATGTGGTGGATGCCCCTTCTTCGTACAACAGGATATTGGGCCGACCGGCCCTAGCTGACTTCCGAGCTGTGAGCTCCACCTATCATCAAAATCTGAAGTATCCTACGGGGAAACAAGTGGGAGTTGTATATGGGGACCAGAAGTCCTCACGCCGTTGCTATGTAGATGAGGTGAAGGTTGAAGTGAAGATGTCCCAAATTGAGGTGGGGATGATCAGGACTCAACCAAGAATGATATCCAAAAACGAGGTTCAACTCACATCAGAGGAAGAACTGGAGATAGTGGAAATAGGAATCCAGCGAAGCATCAGAGTGGCGGCTGACCTGGATCCAAAAACTAAGCATTATCTGTTGGCCTGTTTAATGGCTAATCCTGATGTATTCGCCTGGTTCTCACAAGAGCTTCGAGGGGTCAGCCCAAGGGTAATGGAACACCGCCTCAATATACTTTCTGAAGCCCGACCAGTCAAACAGAAGAAGAGGCACTTTGGCCCTGAAAAAGACAAGATAATAAAAGAGCAAGTGGACGAGCTTCTTAGAGCAAGGCACATACGGGAGGTCTTTTTCCCAACATGGCTATCAAATGTTGTCCGGGTCCCTAAGAGCTCTGGATAATGGAGAATGTGTGTCAATTTTAAAGATCTGAACAAAGCTTGCCCAAAAGATTATTACCCCTTACCGAGGATCGATCAACTGCTCGACTCAACCACATGTCATCaatatttatgtgtaatggatgCTTATAAGAGATACCATCAGATACCACTGGCAGAAGAAAACCAGGATAAAGTAAGCTTCATCATCTCCGAAGGGACATTCTGTTATGTGGTGATGCCTTTCGGGTTAAAAAATGCAGGAGCTACTTATCAAAGGCTCATGGACAAGGTTTTCTCAGCTCAGGTTGGAAGAAATGTGGAGGTGTATGTGGGTGATATTTGAGTGAAGTCCAAGAGCTCCGCTGACCTCATAATGGACCTCCATGAGACCTTTGCTACTCTGAGATCTTACGGTTTGAAGCTGAACCCCCAGAATTGCACCTTCGGGGTCAGGAGCGGAAAGTTTTTGGAATATATGGTAACGGAAAGGGGAATTGAGGCCAACCCCGAGAAAGTAAAGGTCATCCAATCTATGTCACCTCCTGGGAATCTCCAGGAGGTCTAGAAGCTTGCCGGAAGGATCGCAGCTTTATCACGATTCATTTCAAGAGTAGCACATCAAAGTTTACCTTTCTTCCGCGTGCTCAGGAAAGCCAAGAAGTTTGAGTGGGATGAAGAATGTGTGAAGGCATTTGATTATTTGAAGAAGTATTTCGCTGAGCTCCCCATATTAGTGAAGCCATCTGCAGGAGAGCAATTGTATGTTTATCTTTCAGCCACCGAAGCAGCTGTAAGCTCAGTCTTAATCAGGCAGCTAGGCACCGAACAGAGTCCTGTATATTACATCTCTCACGCACTCAAAGGAGCTGAGCTCAGATATATGGTGGTGGAGAAACTTGCCCTAGCTTTGGTCACAACGGCTCGAAGGTTAAGGCCCTACTTTCTCTCTCACCCCATTTTGGTCCTCACTAACAGCCCTCTCGGGAAAATAATGACTCACGTTGACATCTCTTGATGGTTGGTTAAATGGAACACTGAACTAGCAGAGTATGACATTCATTATGGGCCAAGGACCGCGATCAAAGCACGGGATTTGGCCGACTTCCTTGCTGAGACCATACACGTCGAGGTAGAAGATCTTTGGAAAGTGTATGTGGATGGGTCATCCACCAATGAAGGCAGTGGAGTTGGAGTACTATTAATCTCTCCAAAGGGGGATGAAGTAAAGTTGGCGGTAAGATTAGACTTCAGGGCATCTAACAATGAGGCAGAATACGAGGCGGTCTTGGTTGGTTTAAGGGCAGCGCGGTAGGTCAGAGCAGCTCGAGTTCATCTCTTATCTGATTCTCAGTTAGTGGCCAATCAAATGAATGTGTCTTATGATATTAAGAATGAACGATTAATGAAATACACGAAGGCAGCCGAGGCAGCCAAAGAACTCTTTACCGAACTTGTGTTTAAACAGATCCCAAGGGAAGAAAACGAGGGTGCCGACACCCTCGTTAAAATGGCCAGCTCACTTCACAGTTAGAAATCAAGAGATGCGGTAGTCCAAGTGGAACTAAGTCCTTCTTTAGACTCCCCATCTCCCGAACCCGAAGACAATGAATGGCGCGCCGAGTTATTGGGATTCATGAAAAATGGAGAGCTCCCAAGTGATCCGAAAAAGGCATACATGATGAAGCAAATGAGCCTTCGGTTTATACTTGTCGATTGGGTTCTCTACAAGAGATCCCTCTCTCAACCTCTTGTTAAGTGTTTGGGTCCTCAGCAATCCAACTACGTGCTAAGAGAGATTCATGAAGGCTGTTGTGGAAATCAATTGGGATCTTATTTCTGGCCGACTATGCTTATAGATTCCCTCACTCCCGTCGTTTCATGCAACAGTTGCCAATGCCATGCTAAGCTCCAACATCAACCCGCCGCACTGATGAATAGTATTGTGGCAGCCTGCCCATTTGATCAGTGGGGAATTGACATTGTGGGACCTTTTTCCATAGCCCCAGCCCAGAAGAAGTT
This genomic interval carries:
- the LOC140960968 gene encoding uncharacterized protein; amino-acid sequence: MDAYKRYHQIPLAEENQDKVSFIISEGTFCYVVMPFGLKNAGATYQRLMDKVFSAQVGRNVEVKAKKFEWDEECVKAFDYLKKYFAELPILVKPSAGEQLYVYLSATEAAVSSVLIRQLGTEQSPVYYISHALKGAELRYMVVEKLALALVTTARRTAIKARDLADFLAETIHVEVEDLWKVYVDGSSTNEGSGVGVLLISPKGDEVKLAVRLDFRASNNEAEYEAVLNERLMKYTKAAEAAKELFTELVFKQIPREENEGADTLVKMASSLHS